In a single window of the Micrococcaceae bacterium Sec5.7 genome:
- a CDS encoding GntR family transcriptional regulator: protein MLAAEETPDKERPLREAVRDALRTRIFEGHYAPGTRLVERDLAAEFNVSRLPIREALRMLRQEGLISDRASRGTEVSSLSPKDVEDLFDVRESLEVLACRLAAVRATPGDLEQLEGLLDEATRCLAKGAVMEAHRANSEFHDSITRIADNGFLKSALEPLQGRMHWLFRHVSDLPELIQEHRDLYAAIASGDPERAAGQSASHIGKYRKQFPEDFSRTEPQLHRKKK, encoded by the coding sequence ATGCTTGCCGCAGAAGAAACCCCGGACAAAGAACGCCCCCTCCGTGAGGCTGTCCGGGATGCGCTCCGCACCAGGATTTTTGAAGGGCATTACGCTCCCGGCACCCGGCTGGTGGAACGAGACCTCGCTGCAGAGTTCAACGTTTCCCGCCTCCCCATCCGGGAAGCGCTGCGGATGCTGCGCCAGGAAGGACTCATCAGCGACCGCGCCTCGCGCGGCACTGAGGTCAGCAGTCTCAGCCCCAAGGACGTTGAAGACCTTTTCGACGTCCGGGAATCGCTTGAAGTGCTGGCTTGCCGGCTCGCTGCCGTACGGGCCACGCCCGGGGACCTTGAACAGCTTGAGGGCCTCCTGGACGAGGCCACCCGCTGCCTCGCCAAGGGCGCCGTCATGGAGGCCCACCGCGCCAACAGCGAATTCCACGACTCCATCACCCGGATTGCGGACAACGGCTTTCTCAAGTCCGCACTGGAACCCCTGCAGGGCCGCATGCACTGGCTTTTCCGCCACGTCAGCGACCTGCCGGAGCTCATTCAGGAACACCGCGACCTTTACGCCGCCATTGCCAGCGGCGACCCCGAGCGCGCCGCCGGCCAATCGGCGTCGCACATCGGCAAGTACCGCAAGCAGTTCCCGGAGGACTTCAGCCGGACCGAACCACAGCTGCATCGGAAGAAGAAATGA